In one window of Brachymonas denitrificans DNA:
- a CDS encoding HAD family hydrolase, which produces MRTTKAIIFDAFGTLIRYTTRTAPYGGLVDADGRPVDRLACLTRNVPLATLATEIGAGDKLDVLLPDLAEELSGLRLFPEVPEVLTKARAAGLRLAVCSNLAYEYGPAVRGLVPELDAYVLSYEVGVAKPHPTMYRLACAELGCAPAETVFVGDSKRCDFDGPQAFGMQARWLDRRGGQSLVDALKGVL; this is translated from the coding sequence ATGAGAACAACCAAAGCCATCATCTTCGACGCCTTCGGCACACTGATCCGCTACACAACGCGCACGGCCCCCTATGGCGGCCTCGTGGATGCGGACGGGCGGCCGGTGGATCGGCTCGCCTGCCTGACCCGCAATGTGCCGCTGGCGACCCTCGCCACCGAGATTGGCGCGGGGGACAAGCTCGATGTGCTCCTGCCCGACTTAGCCGAAGAGCTGTCCGGTCTGCGTCTGTTTCCCGAGGTGCCGGAAGTGCTCACCAAGGCGCGGGCCGCAGGCCTGCGACTGGCCGTCTGCTCGAACCTCGCCTACGAGTACGGCCCGGCCGTGCGCGGCCTCGTGCCCGAGCTGGACGCCTACGTCCTGTCCTACGAGGTGGGCGTGGCCAAGCCGCACCCGACGATGTACCGCCTTGCGTGCGCCGAGTTGGGCTGCGCACCGGCCGAGACGGTTTTCGTGGGGGACAGCAAGCGGTGCGACTTCGATGGGCCGCAGGCCTTCGGGATGCAGGCACGCTGGCTGGATCGCAGGGGAGGGCAGTCGCTAGTCGATGCCCTCAAGGGAGTGTTATGA